The genomic DNA CGACTGGTTCTACGTTCGGCTTTAAAACACAAGGCCGACCTTGATTTTGTATCAATCAACGATATCGCCGACGCTCACACCCTGGCCCATCTGTTCAAGTATGATTCGGTGCACGGTGTCTACCCGGGCGAGGTCACTGCGACCGATGACAGCATTACAATCGACGGCAAGAAACTCAACGTAACCGCGATTAAAGACCC from Candidatus Zixiibacteriota bacterium includes the following:
- a CDS encoding type I glyceraldehyde-3-phosphate dehydrogenase, whose protein sequence is MGAKVAINGFGRIGRLVLRSALKHKADLDFVSINDIADAHTLAHLFKYDSVHGVYPGEVTATDDSITIDGKKLNVTAIKDP